From a single Collibacillus ludicampi genomic region:
- a CDS encoding 4-hydroxyphenylacetate 3-hydroxylase family protein: MKLMTGREYVLSLKEYNPDIQVKGKKVRSVADEPLFKPGINAIAVTYELAHQKKYQDIMLATLEDGTKVNRLNALDFSTDDLLKKLDMVRLICKWTGCGQRYLMHDALGALAEITAMIDADKKTDYFSVFKDYLLHVQKHDLTCGTAVTDAKGDRSKRPHEQADPNLYVRVVEKNQKGIIVRGAKANITGAPYVHEFIVLPTRSMQKEDVDYAVSFAVPVDAPGLKIIAKPAGRPEDAEAPFSSNFGQSTALVIFNDVFIPWDRVFLCGEWEYTGKLAEAFANHHRHSCIGARAGLGDMIIGASALMAEYNGLSYTDVPHIRRNLGELIRMIEGFYATGVAASVYGRKTVAGNVVPDSVQSNIGKLMLAEQVYDIFRIAHEISGGIVATAPTPEDIAIPEAGELIDQYLVGKHGITAEERIKMARFIEDLTASKEGGFYALISLHGGGSPEAMRMSAVRNYDIESKKEHILQKLACFAKLEGTCKECETCVNDELCEQECK; encoded by the coding sequence ATGAAACTCATGACCGGTAGGGAATATGTTTTAAGCCTAAAAGAGTATAATCCTGATATTCAAGTGAAGGGGAAGAAAGTTAGAAGTGTCGCAGACGAACCCTTGTTTAAACCGGGTATTAACGCTATAGCTGTGACCTATGAGTTAGCACATCAAAAGAAATATCAAGATATTATGTTGGCTACCCTGGAAGATGGAACAAAGGTAAATCGATTAAATGCCCTCGACTTTAGTACAGACGATTTGTTGAAGAAACTGGATATGGTTCGATTGATTTGTAAGTGGACTGGATGTGGACAACGTTACCTCATGCACGATGCACTTGGTGCATTGGCCGAAATCACCGCGATGATAGACGCGGATAAAAAAACTGATTATTTTTCAGTGTTTAAGGATTATCTGCTGCATGTTCAAAAACATGACCTGACATGCGGAACGGCTGTTACAGATGCAAAAGGGGACAGAAGCAAACGGCCTCATGAGCAAGCGGATCCAAACTTGTACGTGCGCGTGGTTGAAAAGAATCAGAAAGGAATTATTGTTCGCGGGGCAAAAGCCAATATAACTGGTGCTCCTTATGTCCATGAATTTATTGTTTTGCCAACCCGTTCCATGCAGAAAGAAGATGTGGACTATGCCGTGTCTTTTGCCGTTCCTGTTGACGCTCCCGGCTTAAAGATCATTGCAAAACCCGCAGGACGACCAGAAGACGCAGAAGCTCCTTTTAGCTCCAATTTTGGGCAATCCACTGCTCTTGTAATATTTAACGATGTATTTATTCCTTGGGACAGGGTTTTTCTATGTGGTGAATGGGAATACACTGGGAAATTGGCCGAGGCGTTTGCTAATCATCACCGACATTCTTGTATTGGTGCCCGTGCTGGATTGGGGGATATGATTATCGGGGCATCGGCGCTTATGGCCGAGTATAATGGTCTTTCTTACACGGATGTTCCACATATCCGTAGAAACCTGGGCGAACTGATCCGAATGATCGAAGGGTTTTACGCCACGGGAGTCGCGGCTTCTGTTTATGGACGCAAAACGGTGGCCGGAAATGTCGTGCCGGATTCCGTGCAGTCCAACATTGGAAAACTGATGTTAGCGGAGCAAGTCTATGATATTTTCCGTATTGCCCATGAAATTAGTGGAGGTATCGTCGCAACGGCTCCAACTCCCGAAGATATTGCGATACCGGAAGCTGGAGAATTGATTGATCAGTACTTAGTTGGCAAGCATGGTATAACTGCGGAGGAGCGAATAAAAATGGCTCGGTTTATCGAGGATCTGACAGCCTCGAAGGAAGGTGGCTTTTATGCACTTATCAGTCTCCATGGTGGAGGATCGCCAGAAGCAATGCGAATGTCAGCAGTTCGAAATTATGATATTGAAAGTAAAAAGGAACATATTTTGCAGAAATTAGCGTGTTTTGCAAAATTAGAAGGAACCTGCAAGGAATGTGAAACATGTGTCAATGACGAGCTCTGCGAGCAAGAATGTAAGTGA
- a CDS encoding VOC family protein: MKLAKIDHVSVSVADIEKARDFYGRILGLTQIPRPDFSFEGIWYKLGDVMIHVIKTARDSKHVDRADISAQDAHLAFYVESIEEFENIIKKIEEEGLPWYELDHSPSGLRQLFFKDPDGHMIEIVTPDPSNPYYESVYLKYYV, encoded by the coding sequence ATGAAGTTGGCAAAAATTGATCATGTGAGCGTATCGGTGGCTGACATTGAAAAAGCTAGGGATTTTTACGGACGAATCTTGGGATTGACACAAATCCCACGGCCGGACTTCAGCTTCGAGGGAATTTGGTACAAGTTGGGTGACGTAATGATTCACGTGATTAAGACTGCAAGGGATTCAAAACATGTGGATCGAGCCGATATTTCAGCGCAAGATGCCCACCTTGCCTTTTACGTGGAAAGTATAGAAGAATTTGAGAACATTATCAAAAAGATTGAAGAGGAAGGACTGCCCTGGTATGAGCTGGATCACTCGCCGAGCGGCTTGCGGCAACTCTTTTTTAAAGATCCGGATGGTCACATGATTGAGATCGTCACGCCGGATCCTAGTAATCCGTATTATGAATCCGTATATTTAAAGTATTATGTCTAA
- a CDS encoding ThiF family adenylyltransferase, with the protein MKIDMERYSRQILFPPIGEEGQRRLLKSRVAVVGMGALGTVLANHMVRAGVGFVRIIDRDYVEMSNLQRQMLYDETDAKEGLPKAAAAAKKLQAINSGVEIDPVITDLTWRNAEELLANMDLILDGTDNFQVRFLINDVCVKHNIPWVYGGGVSAHGMTMTIIPGKTPCLRCLFESLPAPGSTQTCDTAGVIGPLIHIVASLQAVEAMKILIDDQAHLRRSMLNVSLWDHHIADVDVTHARRTDCPACGKHQFEFLEPHQDSDVTSLCGRDTIQISPQRQVTLDLESFAKRLSPLGRIERNRFLLRFYVDSYRLVIFPDGRVLVQGTNDPVLARSLYARYIGN; encoded by the coding sequence ATGAAAATCGACATGGAACGATATTCAAGACAAATTTTATTTCCCCCGATCGGAGAAGAAGGTCAACGGCGCTTGTTAAAAAGCCGTGTAGCTGTCGTCGGTATGGGAGCTCTTGGTACCGTGTTGGCGAATCATATGGTGCGGGCAGGGGTCGGTTTTGTCCGAATCATCGATCGCGACTATGTGGAAATGAGTAATCTGCAAAGACAGATGCTCTATGATGAAACGGATGCCAAGGAAGGTCTCCCCAAAGCGGCAGCAGCGGCCAAGAAGCTGCAGGCGATCAATTCAGGGGTAGAAATTGATCCGGTGATTACCGATCTTACGTGGAGAAATGCGGAAGAACTATTGGCAAACATGGACTTGATCCTAGACGGCACCGATAATTTTCAGGTACGTTTCTTAATTAACGATGTTTGTGTGAAACACAACATCCCTTGGGTATATGGCGGCGGGGTCAGCGCCCATGGCATGACAATGACCATCATCCCTGGTAAAACCCCTTGTCTGCGTTGTTTGTTCGAATCTTTGCCCGCCCCCGGAAGTACGCAGACATGTGATACAGCCGGAGTCATCGGGCCTTTGATTCATATCGTCGCTTCTTTGCAAGCGGTTGAAGCGATGAAAATCCTGATAGACGATCAAGCACATTTACGTCGATCGATGCTGAATGTATCACTCTGGGATCACCACATCGCTGACGTAGATGTTACTCATGCGAGACGTACCGATTGTCCCGCTTGTGGAAAACATCAATTTGAGTTTCTCGAACCGCACCAAGATTCGGATGTGACAAGCCTTTGCGGTCGAGACACGATTCAAATCTCGCCTCAACGTCAAGTGACACTGGATCTTGAATCATTTGCCAAACGGCTTTCACCTCTAGGAAGGATTGAACGAAATCGATTCCTGTTGCGTTTTTATGTCGATTCGTACCGTCTGGTGATCTTTCCCGACGGGAGGGTTCTCGTCCAAGGAACGAACGACCCTGTTCTTGCCCGCTCTTTATACGCAAGATACATTGGAAACTAA
- a CDS encoding TetR/AcrR family transcriptional regulator, whose translation MSGTYAEEYIVETSVKDPELVEKRRAEIIDAAVKIFSEKGYHATTTKEIADLAGMNVGTMFQYVKNKQDILYLVCCHIHSMIEQALYAVEVEDLDPMKAISEFVTALYRIVDQLSDYVVLMYQETASLDKAARSSFLSREQRLCNLLENQIKKGIDSGFFKIDPECVSLLAEDILVQAQMWAFRRWSLSKKFTLEGYITTRIDLLKTLLQ comes from the coding sequence TTGAGCGGAACATACGCAGAAGAGTATATAGTAGAAACCTCAGTGAAAGATCCAGAGTTGGTTGAAAAGAGAAGGGCTGAAATTATTGATGCTGCAGTAAAAATTTTTTCAGAAAAGGGTTATCACGCAACAACAACCAAGGAAATAGCGGATTTAGCTGGAATGAATGTGGGGACTATGTTTCAGTATGTAAAAAATAAGCAGGACATTTTGTATCTTGTTTGTTGCCATATTCATTCAATGATTGAACAAGCTTTGTATGCAGTAGAAGTAGAGGATCTCGATCCAATGAAAGCGATTTCTGAATTTGTTACCGCTCTTTATCGGATTGTGGATCAACTTTCGGATTATGTTGTTCTCATGTATCAGGAAACCGCTTCGTTAGATAAAGCGGCCCGAAGCTCATTCCTCAGTCGGGAACAAAGGCTATGCAACCTTCTTGAGAACCAAATTAAGAAAGGCATTGATAGTGGATTTTTTAAAATCGATCCCGAATGTGTTTCTCTTTTAGCAGAAGACATTCTTGTGCAGGCTCAAATGTGGGCTTTTCGGCGGTGGTCCTTATCGAAAAAATTTACCCTAGAGGGTTATATTACAACGAGAATTGATTTACTAAAGACTCTTTTGCAATAA
- a CDS encoding hydrolase has protein sequence MLSKEQALLVLVDVQGKLAKIVHDSESLIENLIKLIQGLRILRVPIIWVEQYPEGLGSTIEEVAQYLTGIKPIRKISFNACENETFIQAVKETGRQQLLVAGIETHICVYQTSIGLKKMGYEVQVVTDAVSSRTLANKEIGLEKMKSAGVAWTSVETVLFELMKIAEGDHFKQIIKLLK, from the coding sequence ATGCTTAGTAAAGAACAGGCCTTATTGGTATTGGTTGATGTACAAGGGAAATTGGCGAAAATTGTACATGACAGCGAAAGTTTAATAGAAAATTTGATAAAATTGATTCAAGGATTGCGTATTCTTAGGGTTCCCATCATTTGGGTTGAACAATATCCCGAGGGATTGGGATCAACAATTGAGGAAGTGGCACAATATTTGACAGGGATCAAACCGATTCGAAAAATTTCTTTTAATGCATGCGAAAACGAAACATTTATCCAGGCTGTAAAGGAGACAGGACGGCAACAATTACTGGTTGCAGGAATTGAAACCCATATCTGTGTTTATCAAACGTCCATTGGGTTGAAAAAAATGGGGTATGAGGTTCAGGTTGTTACGGATGCTGTATCTTCACGCACTTTAGCAAACAAAGAAATCGGGCTCGAAAAAATGAAATCGGCCGGTGTCGCATGGACTAGTGTCGAAACTGTCCTATTCGAATTAATGAAAATTGCAGAAGGCGACCATTTTAAACAAATTATCAAATTGCTCAAATAA